The Populus alba chromosome 4, ASM523922v2, whole genome shotgun sequence genome contains a region encoding:
- the LOC118050787 gene encoding uncharacterized protein produces the protein MGRSPCCEKEHTNKGAWTKEEDERLINYIKAHGEGCWRSLPKAAGLLRCGKSCRLRWINYLRPDLKRGNFSDEEDELIINLHSLLGNKWSLIAARIPGRTDNEIKNYWNTHIKRKLFSRGIDPQTHRPLKSTTTTNSTNNKNSRLDTKRSPDFQLEEQNYSFLQVQPEFMISHMIKKENNSSIIKVGGSSDSTEDSNSSSGVTTELEVYPDHKLVNLELSIGLPCESLVSSINNLKQAKQQEQEEVVTHQLFETSTTPTSSAPVSVHEAACLCYKLGFKNSQACSSCNAMEKTVTSDNLHRFY, from the exons atgggcaGATCACCTTGCTGTGAGAAAGAACACACCAACAAAGGTGCATGGactaaagaagaagatgaacgtCTAATTAATTACATCAAAGCTCATGGTGAAGGTTGTTGGAGATCTCTCCCTAAGGCTGCTG gTTTGCTTAGATGTGGCAAGAGTTGTAGACTAAGGTGGATAAACTACCTAAGGCCTGATCTCAAGAGAGGAAACTTcagtgatgaagaagatgaactcATCATCAACCTTCACAGCTTGCTTGGTAACAA GTGGTCTCTCATTGCTGCTAGGATACCAGGAAGAACTGACAATGAGATAAAGAATTACTGGAATACTCATATCAAAAGAAAGCTTTTTAGCCGTGGAATTGATCCTCAAACTCACCGTCCACTCaaatccaccaccaccactaacAGCACCAACAATAAAAATAGCAGACTGGATACCAAAAGGAGTCCTGATTTTCAACTAGAAGAACAAAACTATTCGTTTCTTCAAGTGCAGCCTGAGTTTATGATTAGCCACATGatcaaaaaggaaaacaattccAGTATTATCAAGGTAGGTGGCAGCAGTGACTCGACTGAAGATTCCAATAGTAGCAGTGGAGTGACAACAGAACTGGAAGTGTATCCAGATCATAAACTGGTCAATCTTGAGCTCTCTATTGGCCTTCCGTGTGAGTCTCTAGTCTCTTCTATCAACAATCTTAAGCAAgcaaaacaacaagaacaagaagaagtgGTCACACATCAATTGTTTGAGACATCTACTACTCCTACTTCTAGTGCTCCTGTTTCTGTTCATGAAGCAGCATGTTTGTGTTACAAACTAGGGTTCAAGAACAGTCAAGCATGTAGCAGTTGTAATGCCATGGAAAAAACAGTAACATCTGATAATCTTCATAGATTTTACTGA
- the LOC118050788 gene encoding patellin-3 — MAEVVQKMSQEQDVVVVTDVPQAEKTAPVPPTMPVVVEKEPPVPVPETEEEPMKPKQVEEGAVETQVLKPSGGDDEKMPQLVSFKEESTKVADLLDSEKKALQEFKQLVQEALNKHEFSALTTPPASAKKEEKKEDVVVVAEEEKKPAQEEETSAVTEDKEKVGTEAASEKEEKNEVVESEVLDDQGKVATAVASDTTAGTSVDDDGAKTVEAIEETIVAVSSSVASQEETPAQATKEPEGETKAASSLDEEAKEVKSETVEVTPEEVSIWGIPLLADDRSDVILLKFLRARDFKVKDAFTMLKSTVRWRKEFGIDELLEQDLGFDDLGKVVFMHGLDKEGHPVCYNVYGEFQNKELYKNSFSDEEKRQRFLRWRIQFLEKSIRALDFSPGGISTIVQVNDLKNSPGPAKRELRQATRQALQLLQDNYPEFVAKQIFINVPWWYLTVNRMISPFLTQRTRSKFVFVGPSKSAETLIRYIAAEQIPVKYGGLSKDGEFGSADAVTEITVKPAAKHTVEFPVTETCLLTWEVRVAGWDVSYGAEFVPSAEDSYTVIIQKARKVAATEEPVVCNSFKIGEPGKVVLTIDNSTSKKKKKLFYRLKTKPASSD, encoded by the exons ATGGCAGAGGTGGTGCAGAAAATGAGTCAAGAACAAGATGTTGTGGTGGTAACTGATGTTCCACAAGCTGAGAAAACAGCTCCAGTGCCACCAACAATGCCAGTGGTGGTGGAGAAAGAGCCACCAGTGCCAGTCCCTGAGACTGAAGAGGAGCCAATGAAGCCAAAGCAGGTTGAGGAGGGTGCTGTAGAGACTCAGGTGTTGAAACCTAGTGGAGGTGACGATGAAAAGATGCCTCAGTTGGTTTCTTTTAAGGAGGAAAGTACTAAAGTTGCTGATCTTCTTGATTCTGAGAAGAAAGCACTTCAAGAATTTAAGCAGCTTGTTCAAGAAGCACTTAACAAGCATGAATTTAGTGCTTTGACTACACCACCAGCATCAGCtaaaaaagaggagaagaaagaagatgTGGTGGTGGTAGCCGAGGAGGAGAAAAAGCCAGCACAAGAAGAGGAAACATCAGCAGTAACAGAAGACAAGGAAAAAGTAGGGACTGAAGCTGCatcagaaaaagaagagaagaatgaAGTGGTGGAAAGTGAGGTTCTTGATGATCAAGGAAAGGTGGCTACTGCTGTTGCTAGTGATACTACTGCTGGTACTTCTGTGGATGATGATGGTGCTAAGACGGTGGAAGCCATTGAAGAGACCATCGTAGCTGTCTCCTCTTCAGTGGCTTCACAAGAGGAGACTCCAGCTCAGGCTACAAAAGAGCCCGAGGGAGAGACAAAGGCTGCCTCATCATTGGATGAGGAAGCTAAAGAAGTTAAATCTGAGACCGTGGAAGTGACACCAGAAGAAGTATCAATCTGGGGAATACCACTTCTTGCTGATGACAGAAGTGATGTGATTCTCTTGAAATTTCTCAGAGCCAGAGATTTCAAGGTGAAAGATGCATTCACCATGCTCAAGAGCACAGTTCGCTGGAGAAAGGAGTTTGGCATTGATGAATTGCTTGAGCAAGATTTAGGCTTTGATGATTTGGGGAAGGTGGTATTTATGCATGGTCTTGATAAAGAGGGACACCCAGTGTGCTATAATGTCTATGGAGAATTCCAAAACAAGGAACTTTACAAGAATTCATTTTCTGATGAGGAGAAGAGGCAGAGATTCTTAAGGTGGAGGATTCAATTCCTGGAAAAAAGTATCAGGGCATTGGATTTCAGTCCCGGTGGAATTTCCACAATTGTTCAGGTTAATGACTTGAAAAATTCTCCTGGACCAGCTAAGAGAGAGCTTAGACAAGCTACTAGACAGGCACTTCAATTGCTTCAAGACAACTATCCAGAATTTGTGGCCAAACAG ATCTTCATCAATGTTCCCTGGTGGTACCTAACAGTAAATAGAATGATAAGTCCATTTTTAACCCAGAGGACCAGAAGTAAGTTTGTCTTTGTTGGTCCTTCCAAATCTGCCGAAACCCTTATCAG GTACATAGCCGCTGAGCAAATACCAGTGAAGTACGGAGGACTAAGCAAAGATGGTGAATTTGGCTCAGCTGATGCTGTTACTGAGATTACCGTGAAGCCAGCAGCAAAACACACCGTAGAATTCCCAGTTACTGAG ACATGCCTTTTAACATGGGAAGTGAGAGTTGCGGGATGGGATGTGAGCTATGGTGCAGAATTTGTACCAAGTGCTGAAGATAGCTACACAGTGATCATCCAAAAGGCTAGAAAGGTTGCTGCAACTGAAGAACCAGTGGTTTGCAACAGTTTCAAAATTGGTGAACCTGGTAAAGTTGTTCTCACCATTGACAATTCCACatccaagaagaagaagaagctcttCTATCGCTTGAAAACCAAGCCCGCCTCTTCTGATTAA